In the genome of Leptospira noumeaensis, one region contains:
- a CDS encoding LIC_12586 family protein gives MNRIRENKRVLFSFLALGFVFFCFILLYYSLEFYLRNYRIPLVQLRKVVSFTINKELGKAVDIGVLDFSLREGLIIEDLVVSNEEDFSFNDHMLKVKKVTFRLSSYFKESPTVEQIDFYSPHLVLNENVSLRNQLIEYAQKNKLKDIRFHDARLTVKQNDSTLVDWKEGWDIVLKRKNKKLFLSYNNGWFWIPNTTRIKGEGQFSDTNLDEFQFEFQWKNYPSEEAIILTNYLFGSNVHSAVLSGEGKVVRDPVSGFTASGDVEFENSLIPVPFFENFILDGFRFREVFLFTENKEDREFLGTDFRIKTSVKKETIKEPVFDRHFEFQIESLEGITERISDVSGNFILPLTGNLNGNLDLTETGDKNKWFRLVGAIVGSEIEWDSKLLQIENGNLNLNLLEGNEWNLNFDSMVFGKPSHLSGGGVNVWGRSKKTDGSFYYPLNSKTKLGFKTADLTANDWKPLYEDWKKETLEEIRERQEKLIPEEYFYQTKVYKYFLESMNLDLGIAVGNYFPYSGSKSLGEAKGNLQVKDGRMNFNLALGNTGSKVSMISYFASKTPNFGFSLVLNEYPWSDPWMHLCGAELKPSEVSLDYSFNSIGSDYYTLHKDARTSYFLKLFGVSFKEADLISKLEMDLTPFKKPFQMEFDLSRYSDMDYISNLVVSSESLDLKGYGNNKNGNYGFTAYGLVGESRGTFSFSEEDNKCVIK, from the coding sequence ATGAATAGAATCCGTGAAAACAAGCGGGTTCTATTTTCATTTCTGGCCCTAGGTTTTGTTTTTTTCTGTTTTATCCTACTCTATTATAGTCTGGAATTTTACCTCCGCAACTACCGCATCCCCCTTGTCCAATTGAGAAAAGTTGTCTCTTTTACCATCAACAAAGAACTAGGGAAGGCCGTAGACATTGGGGTTCTTGATTTTTCTCTTCGTGAGGGACTGATCATCGAGGATCTAGTGGTTTCGAATGAAGAAGACTTTTCCTTTAACGACCATATGTTGAAGGTGAAAAAAGTAACCTTTCGTCTCTCTAGTTATTTTAAAGAATCTCCCACAGTTGAACAAATTGATTTTTATAGCCCTCATTTGGTTTTGAATGAAAACGTAAGTTTAAGAAATCAGCTCATCGAATATGCGCAAAAAAACAAATTAAAAGACATTCGTTTTCACGATGCAAGGCTCACTGTAAAACAAAACGATTCCACTTTGGTCGATTGGAAAGAAGGTTGGGACATTGTTTTAAAACGCAAAAATAAAAAGTTATTCCTTTCATATAACAATGGTTGGTTTTGGATTCCGAACACAACTCGCATTAAGGGTGAAGGTCAGTTTTCTGATACAAATTTGGACGAGTTCCAATTTGAATTCCAATGGAAAAATTATCCATCGGAAGAAGCCATCATTTTAACCAATTACCTGTTTGGTTCGAATGTACATTCCGCTGTACTTTCTGGAGAAGGGAAAGTGGTTCGAGATCCTGTTTCCGGATTCACTGCGAGCGGAGATGTGGAGTTTGAAAATTCACTCATCCCAGTTCCTTTTTTTGAAAACTTTATACTCGATGGATTCAGGTTCCGAGAAGTGTTTTTATTCACAGAAAACAAAGAAGATAGGGAATTTTTAGGAACAGACTTTCGGATCAAAACCTCAGTCAAAAAAGAAACCATTAAAGAACCTGTCTTTGACCGTCATTTTGAATTTCAAATTGAATCTCTAGAAGGAATTACCGAGCGAATCTCTGATGTTTCGGGAAATTTCATTCTACCTTTAACCGGTAATCTCAATGGTAATTTAGACCTCACGGAAACAGGAGATAAAAACAAATGGTTCCGTTTGGTTGGGGCAATTGTCGGATCAGAAATCGAATGGGATTCTAAACTTTTACAGATCGAAAATGGAAATTTAAACCTAAACTTACTCGAAGGCAATGAATGGAATTTGAATTTTGATTCTATGGTTTTTGGTAAACCTTCCCATCTTTCTGGGGGAGGAGTGAATGTTTGGGGCAGATCTAAAAAGACAGATGGAAGTTTTTATTATCCATTAAATTCAAAAACCAAACTGGGTTTCAAAACGGCAGATCTGACAGCCAATGATTGGAAACCTTTGTATGAAGACTGGAAAAAAGAAACCTTAGAAGAAATCAGGGAACGCCAGGAGAAGTTGATTCCAGAAGAATATTTTTACCAAACAAAGGTTTATAAATACTTTTTGGAATCGATGAATTTGGACTTGGGAATTGCTGTTGGAAATTATTTTCCTTATAGCGGCTCAAAATCACTTGGAGAAGCAAAGGGTAATCTACAAGTAAAAGATGGGCGAATGAATTTTAATTTGGCCTTGGGAAATACTGGTTCCAAGGTTTCTATGATTTCTTATTTTGCGAGTAAAACTCCCAACTTTGGTTTTAGTTTGGTTTTGAACGAATATCCTTGGTCTGATCCTTGGATGCATCTTTGTGGTGCGGAATTAAAACCTTCGGAAGTCAGTTTGGATTATAGTTTTAATAGTATTGGAAGCGATTATTATACTCTACATAAAGATGCTAGAACTTCTTATTTTCTAAAACTATTTGGCGTGAGTTTTAAAGAAGCCGATTTAATTTCTAAATTAGAAATGGATCTCACACCCTTTAAAAAACCCTTTCAAATGGAATTTGATTTGAGTCGGTATTCGGATATGGATTATATTTCGAACCTGGTGGTTTCCAGTGAATCTTTGGATCTGAAAGGATACGGAAATAATAAAAATGGAAACTATGGTTTTACCGCGTATGGTCTAGTCGGCGAATCTCGGGGAACTTTTAGTTTTTCAGAAGAGGATAATAAATGCGTTATCAAATAG
- a CDS encoding LIC12587 family lipoprotein, translating into MKSILPLTLIFTMVVAFENCASNQGNQRTGVSKVNTGSHLAQIESIDADLKSSTLSDESRDKLIIRKGKLLLDLGKYDETISTLNQVNQAKSNPVQLSEWNLTMGKAYVGKNEYSKAIQFLNQSERLDKNANLMERKKLVVQSLVAEREYYPALATLTKTYTKGNQKKDEFYFETAAKTYLKMGFEYKNTGFYQKGLQVANLGLEEFPNNETLKSIQKECLEVLQPEGKL; encoded by the coding sequence ATGAAATCGATTCTCCCACTCACCCTCATTTTTACGATGGTAGTGGCATTTGAAAATTGTGCATCAAATCAAGGAAACCAAAGAACAGGAGTTTCCAAAGTCAATACAGGGTCTCATTTGGCCCAAATCGAATCTATCGATGCTGATCTCAAATCCTCTACACTATCCGACGAATCCCGAGACAAATTAATCATTCGAAAGGGAAAACTTTTGCTCGATCTTGGAAAATATGATGAGACCATTTCCACTCTGAACCAGGTCAACCAAGCAAAGTCAAACCCAGTCCAACTCTCCGAGTGGAACCTCACCATGGGCAAAGCCTATGTGGGAAAAAATGAATATTCTAAGGCCATTCAATTTTTAAACCAATCCGAAAGATTGGATAAAAACGCGAACCTAATGGAACGTAAAAAACTAGTGGTACAGTCACTTGTGGCGGAACGGGAATACTATCCGGCCCTAGCAACTCTCACAAAAACCTACACCAAGGGAAACCAGAAAAAAGACGAATTCTATTTTGAAACGGCTGCAAAGACTTATTTAAAAATGGGCTTTGAGTATAAAAATACAGGATTTTACCAAAAAGGTTTGCAAGTTGCCAATTTAGGATTGGAAGAATTTCCAAACAACGAAACTCTGAAGTCCATTCAGAAAGAATGTTTGGAAGTGTTGCAGCCGGAGGGCAAACTCTAA
- a CDS encoding ATP-dependent helicase: MKLNAAQMEAVSTIQGPLLVFAGAGSGKTRVITNRIAHMVEGVKIPAGKIVALSFTNKSAKEMAERLRKMVPREKLKGITLSTFHSLGLKILKEHITKLGYNETFLLFNGTDQEAFVSDLLKSKRLDPKKVPPKEILRRISYAKNTQVHPRDNGQTGEFDLIAAEVFSMYEDGLKEKNAIDFDDLILLPKRLLAEFPEIAAYYQRKHEYYLVDEFQDTNQLQYEFLSLFRGKSDNLCVVGDDDQSIYAFRGSNVQLILNFEREFPHAKVVRLLENYRSTSLIIQAANSLIQNNKGRKEKTLYSRIPSAERVEYYETADEREEAIFVAGRIQTLLIKNEFKGKEIAILFRTNFQSRPFEEELRNRSIPYKVVGGYNFFDRKEIRDCISYLRYVANPKDDYSLLRIINYPKRGIGPGTMQKLQEEAFTHKLSLYEIFHKMIESPDYLPEIKAKVRQEIYQFVEMVDAFKKKFAMSPKLAPILREMITQIGFEREISMEETEEKVVKARIYNLSELVNMLSFFEEEEGREGKATIFDFLQRLVLLMEDEPKEDEEDRRVQLLTMHQSKGLEYDLVFLVGLEEGILPNSRVIEEEGEVVDEERRLLYVGMTRPRRKLYLTSARTRRKFGEQIESAPSRFLNELSQDAVLFFPMETKDRDTETKNFLEELDKLKVG, translated from the coding sequence ATGAAATTAAATGCGGCGCAAATGGAAGCAGTTTCCACCATCCAAGGACCCCTTCTTGTCTTCGCAGGTGCGGGATCTGGAAAAACCAGGGTAATCACGAACCGGATTGCACATATGGTAGAAGGGGTAAAAATCCCAGCGGGCAAAATTGTGGCCCTTTCCTTTACCAATAAAAGTGCCAAAGAGATGGCCGAACGCCTCAGGAAAATGGTTCCCCGGGAAAAACTCAAAGGAATCACACTATCCACCTTCCACTCGTTAGGTTTAAAAATCCTAAAAGAACATATTACTAAACTCGGTTACAACGAAACCTTTTTATTATTCAATGGAACAGACCAAGAAGCCTTTGTTTCCGACCTATTAAAATCCAAACGACTCGATCCCAAAAAAGTTCCCCCAAAAGAAATCCTACGTCGTATTTCTTATGCAAAAAACACACAAGTCCATCCGAGAGACAATGGCCAAACGGGTGAGTTTGATCTCATCGCAGCAGAAGTTTTTTCAATGTATGAAGATGGACTCAAAGAAAAAAATGCCATCGACTTTGATGATTTGATTTTACTTCCCAAACGTCTGTTAGCTGAATTTCCTGAGATTGCAGCCTATTACCAAAGAAAACACGAGTATTATCTGGTGGATGAATTCCAAGATACAAACCAACTCCAATACGAGTTCTTATCTTTATTTCGTGGCAAAAGTGACAACCTTTGTGTGGTAGGGGACGACGACCAAAGTATCTATGCCTTTCGTGGTTCCAATGTCCAACTCATCCTTAACTTTGAAAGGGAATTCCCTCATGCCAAAGTGGTTAGACTTCTCGAAAACTATAGATCCACATCACTCATCATCCAAGCGGCAAACTCTCTCATCCAAAACAACAAAGGCCGAAAGGAAAAAACCTTATATAGCCGAATCCCTTCAGCAGAACGAGTAGAATATTATGAAACCGCCGATGAAAGGGAAGAAGCCATCTTTGTTGCAGGAAGGATCCAAACCTTACTCATTAAAAATGAGTTTAAAGGAAAAGAAATTGCCATCCTATTTCGCACCAATTTCCAATCTCGCCCTTTTGAAGAGGAACTAAGGAACAGAAGTATTCCCTACAAAGTCGTGGGTGGTTATAATTTCTTTGATCGGAAAGAGATTAGGGATTGTATTTCCTACTTACGTTATGTGGCAAACCCTAAGGATGATTATTCGCTTCTCAGGATCATCAATTACCCCAAACGGGGGATTGGCCCCGGCACCATGCAAAAACTCCAAGAGGAAGCCTTCACTCACAAACTGTCTTTATATGAAATCTTTCATAAAATGATTGAGAGTCCTGACTATTTGCCCGAAATAAAAGCTAAGGTCAGACAAGAAATCTATCAATTCGTAGAAATGGTGGATGCCTTTAAAAAGAAGTTTGCCATGTCACCGAAACTGGCACCCATCCTTCGGGAAATGATCACTCAAATCGGTTTTGAGCGGGAAATTTCCATGGAAGAAACCGAGGAGAAGGTGGTCAAGGCTCGGATCTACAATTTGAGTGAACTTGTGAATATGTTGTCCTTTTTTGAGGAAGAAGAGGGTCGGGAAGGCAAAGCCACCATTTTTGACTTTTTACAGAGGCTAGTCCTTCTAATGGAAGACGAACCCAAAGAGGACGAGGAAGACCGACGGGTGCAACTTTTGACCATGCACCAGTCCAAAGGTCTGGAATACGATTTAGTTTTTTTAGTAGGCCTAGAAGAGGGAATTTTACCGAACTCACGTGTTATAGAAGAAGAAGGGGAAGTGGTCGATGAAGAAAGACGCCTTCTCTACGTGGGTATGACTCGCCCAAGGCGAAAATTGTACTTGACTTCGGCTCGTACAAGACGCAAATTTGGGGAGCAAATCGAGAGTGCCCCCTCTCGGTTTTTAAATGAGCTGTCTCAGGACGCTGTTCTTTTTTTCCCTATGGAAACGAAGGATAGAGACACAGAAACTAAGAATTTCTTAGAGGAATTAGACAAACTAAAGGTAGGCTAA
- a CDS encoding glutathione S-transferase family protein, producing MKLYGSITSPYVRRIRFLCLELGIPFNLVDTMTETGQKELREKNPLWKIPYAEIDDVKIWDSHTITDYIFETKGSGNFRPKSGTHHYRETNLQTAIDQALDNGILLFYLNKEGIKPDAAPYLTKNALRISSILEYIKRELNGHFFFTDGKVGVSEIALYTALDWIRFRSVLPVEEDPVFASFLNFHGQNKSWKETAPK from the coding sequence ATGAAATTATATGGTAGCATCACCTCTCCTTATGTAAGAAGGATTCGTTTTCTTTGTTTGGAACTTGGAATTCCTTTTAACCTTGTGGATACGATGACAGAGACAGGCCAAAAAGAATTACGGGAAAAAAATCCTCTTTGGAAAATCCCTTATGCTGAGATAGATGATGTGAAAATTTGGGACAGCCATACCATCACCGACTATATTTTTGAAACCAAGGGTAGTGGAAACTTTCGACCCAAAAGTGGAACCCACCATTACCGAGAGACAAATTTACAAACAGCCATTGACCAAGCTCTTGATAATGGAATCCTTTTGTTTTATCTGAATAAAGAAGGGATTAAACCTGACGCCGCACCTTATCTGACAAAAAATGCACTCCGCATCAGCTCCATTTTAGAGTATATCAAACGCGAGTTAAATGGTCATTTTTTCTTTACCGACGGAAAAGTTGGAGTTTCCGAAATCGCGCTATACACGGCCCTAGATTGGATCCGCTTTCGATCGGTATTGCCTGTGGAAGAAGATCCAGTTTTTGCCAGTTTTTTAAATTTCCATGGCCAAAACAAATCTTGGAAGGAAACCGCTCCTAAGTAA
- a CDS encoding NUDIX hydrolase, translating to MKERKNWKDLFPTPIYTLASFDIQLPRSEEEKTYYVLKSKNWVNVVPVTKSGEILLIKQYRHGIGEISLEIPGGIVDEEGPGSELESAIRELREETGYATELSKYKLLSKFSGNPAMFTNWSYSYVAYDVELVHEVEFDEGEDIEIVLKNPSEVKQLLLDGSIHHPHMAAALGIYFLQSK from the coding sequence ATGAAAGAACGAAAAAACTGGAAAGACCTATTCCCTACCCCAATTTATACCCTTGCCAGTTTTGATATCCAACTTCCGAGATCTGAAGAAGAAAAAACATATTATGTATTAAAATCAAAAAACTGGGTCAATGTTGTTCCCGTCACGAAATCAGGTGAAATTTTACTCATCAAACAATACAGACATGGAATTGGGGAGATCAGTTTAGAAATCCCAGGTGGGATCGTGGATGAAGAAGGGCCAGGTTCGGAATTGGAATCTGCCATACGCGAACTTAGGGAAGAAACCGGATATGCCACAGAACTCTCCAAATACAAATTACTTTCTAAGTTTTCAGGTAACCCGGCTATGTTTACAAACTGGTCTTATTCTTATGTTGCTTATGATGTGGAACTTGTTCACGAAGTAGAATTTGATGAAGGCGAAGATATAGAAATAGTTTTAAAAAACCCATCGGAAGTAAAACAACTGTTACTTGATGGATCAATCCACCACCCACATATGGCCGCAGCACTTGGGATATACTTTTTACAATCAAAGTAA
- a CDS encoding FecR domain-containing protein: MRKSIAKSILVLIIVFSHLPLFAEDGETLEPITITVQKGETLSLISERHLSDPKRWPELLKHNKIPNPDLIKPGLSLVVPVFLRKPVVGVTEFVMGQVEWNGTGGKGPWVPLKLGQELHPNDQIKTTGKGKTDVHINNVGMVRILTNSHFEVKGAEKKGGAVTVALFKGSLDAKVTKSNPPTNEHKFNIVSPSSTAGVRGTEFRVELDEKLSSTISCFEGVVDVAAQGKTVELKQGMATFVEKGKSPVQPYKIPEAPRLKEE, encoded by the coding sequence ATGAGAAAGTCCATCGCAAAGTCAATCCTAGTACTTATCATAGTATTCAGTCATCTTCCGCTTTTTGCAGAAGATGGTGAAACATTAGAGCCAATTACCATTACAGTCCAGAAGGGAGAAACCCTTTCTCTCATTTCAGAAAGACATCTTTCTGATCCCAAACGGTGGCCAGAACTTTTAAAACACAATAAAATCCCGAATCCCGATCTAATCAAACCAGGTTTATCCTTAGTGGTTCCCGTTTTCCTTAGAAAACCCGTTGTTGGTGTCACTGAATTTGTGATGGGACAAGTGGAATGGAATGGAACTGGTGGTAAGGGACCTTGGGTTCCTTTGAAACTCGGACAAGAACTCCATCCCAATGACCAAATCAAAACCACCGGCAAGGGAAAAACAGATGTTCATATCAATAACGTTGGTATGGTGCGAATTTTGACAAACAGCCATTTTGAAGTGAAAGGTGCCGAGAAAAAAGGTGGGGCAGTAACAGTTGCTCTGTTTAAAGGAAGTTTGGATGCTAAGGTCACAAAATCCAATCCACCGACAAATGAACACAAATTCAATATTGTAAGCCCCTCTTCCACTGCGGGTGTTCGCGGAACGGAATTTCGAGTGGAATTAGATGAAAAATTAAGTTCTACTATTTCCTGTTTTGAAGGAGTAGTAGATGTTGCTGCACAAGGAAAAACAGTAGAGTTAAAACAAGGAATGGCTACTTTTGTTGAAAAAGGTAAGTCTCCTGTGCAACCTTATAAAATTCCCGAAGCGCCACGCCTCAAAGAAGAATAG
- a CDS encoding LBF_2017 N-terminal domain-containing protein, with the protein MNRNFLLILGIVFLTFSSLVSKPKRELRIAIDAEADANFELELWQEKPNENGDSIAPKPPESIQFKGNRITVTPKDDFEYFRVRRLGEYGAKGFWTQVYSTNVDPGSPLSVPKEYVATKKAFVPKTEPKKATSVISGDSFVIVKEKDESIRYLTKDHLTLNPTDDASGVAEIRYQMNRGHWNSSKAMTSVPVQEEGNYKFLYFSLDHAGNKEPIQVLDFIKDSTPPETKLNWVGQTASGKGGVKFLSPETKIKLTSKDRLSGTKDILVAYTCQSGNQSEFKPYTAEISIIELKATCKGSFQLFYYGIDNVGNEEAVKTLNIQLGSESN; encoded by the coding sequence ATGAATCGAAATTTTTTACTGATCCTTGGGATTGTTTTTCTTACATTTAGTTCTCTAGTTTCTAAACCAAAAAGAGAACTTCGCATAGCAATCGATGCTGAAGCAGATGCCAATTTTGAATTGGAACTTTGGCAAGAGAAACCGAATGAGAATGGGGACAGCATTGCCCCCAAACCTCCAGAATCCATTCAGTTTAAGGGAAACAGAATTACTGTAACACCCAAGGATGATTTTGAATACTTTCGTGTTCGTAGACTCGGTGAATATGGGGCTAAAGGGTTTTGGACCCAAGTATATTCTACAAATGTGGATCCAGGTTCCCCTCTCTCTGTTCCCAAAGAATATGTTGCTACCAAAAAAGCCTTTGTTCCTAAAACGGAACCGAAAAAAGCCACTTCAGTAATTTCGGGTGATAGTTTTGTTATTGTAAAAGAAAAGGATGAATCCATTCGATATCTGACAAAAGACCATCTAACACTCAATCCTACCGATGATGCATCGGGAGTTGCCGAAATACGTTATCAGATGAACAGAGGCCACTGGAATTCCAGCAAAGCGATGACCTCAGTTCCAGTCCAAGAAGAAGGGAATTATAAATTTTTGTATTTTTCTCTAGACCATGCTGGTAACAAAGAACCAATTCAAGTTTTAGACTTTATTAAAGATTCTACTCCACCTGAAACAAAACTGAACTGGGTAGGACAAACTGCAAGTGGTAAAGGCGGGGTTAAGTTCCTTTCACCAGAAACTAAGATCAAACTCACCTCGAAAGATCGTTTGAGTGGAACCAAAGACATACTTGTTGCTTACACTTGTCAGTCGGGGAACCAATCTGAATTTAAACCATATACTGCTGAGATTTCGATTATTGAGTTAAAAGCAACATGTAAGGGATCCTTTCAATTATTCTATTACGGGATTGACAACGTAGGGAATGAGGAAGCAGTCAAAACATTGAATATCCAATTGGGTAGCGAATCCAATTAA
- a CDS encoding MFS transporter: MKKNLSLAIFKHRDFRYFIVARFFMVLAINIQATIVGWQVYELTGSVLDLGLVGLFEAIPSIIVALYAGHLADLKDRRNIIVICLFFLLVCSLTLFAFTGPLSFLLETYKAYPIFLVILVSGIARGFISPAIFSFVTQLVPREHYPHSAAWMGTSFQAGAVIGPALGGIVYGSFGMQAAYVLDSICIGLPFLLFFWIAKRDLPERKEKEALKDSLLKGLRFVLKNEIMLGAMALDMFAVLFGGAVALLPVYAKDILFVGSEGLGYLRAAPSFGALLMAYYLTYKPPLEKSGRVLLLCVFGFGVCMLVFGLSHSFLLSLTALFLSGVFDSVSVVVRSTIMQTMTPEDMRGRVSAINKVFIGSSNEIGAFESGVSAKFLGPVGSVVFGGVMTILVVFFTFRLSPKLKELELKNWV, translated from the coding sequence ATGAAGAAAAACCTTTCTTTGGCCATTTTCAAACACCGTGACTTTCGTTACTTTATTGTCGCAAGATTCTTTATGGTTCTAGCGATCAACATCCAAGCCACGATTGTCGGTTGGCAGGTTTATGAACTAACAGGAAGTGTCCTTGACCTAGGTCTCGTTGGACTTTTTGAAGCAATCCCCTCCATCATTGTTGCCCTTTATGCCGGACATCTCGCAGACTTAAAAGATCGGCGTAATATCATTGTTATCTGCCTCTTCTTTTTACTTGTTTGTTCTCTCACTCTTTTTGCATTCACTGGCCCTCTGTCATTTTTACTGGAAACCTACAAAGCATATCCTATATTTTTAGTGATTCTGGTTTCAGGAATTGCGAGGGGGTTTATATCCCCAGCCATCTTTAGTTTTGTCACACAACTTGTGCCAAGAGAACATTACCCACATTCGGCGGCTTGGATGGGAACGTCCTTCCAAGCAGGTGCCGTGATTGGACCTGCTCTCGGTGGAATAGTATACGGAAGTTTTGGAATGCAGGCCGCGTATGTACTGGATTCGATATGTATTGGACTTCCCTTTTTACTTTTCTTTTGGATCGCAAAACGTGACCTTCCGGAACGCAAAGAAAAGGAAGCGTTAAAAGACAGTCTTCTCAAAGGATTACGTTTTGTTTTGAAAAACGAAATCATGTTAGGTGCTATGGCCCTAGATATGTTTGCAGTTTTATTTGGAGGAGCTGTTGCCCTTCTCCCAGTTTATGCCAAAGACATTTTATTTGTTGGTTCCGAAGGTCTAGGATATTTACGAGCAGCCCCTTCTTTCGGTGCTCTCCTCATGGCCTATTACCTCACGTATAAACCACCTTTGGAAAAGTCCGGCCGAGTTTTATTACTTTGTGTGTTTGGATTTGGAGTTTGTATGCTTGTATTTGGCCTTTCCCATTCCTTTTTACTTTCCCTAACTGCTCTCTTTCTTTCAGGAGTTTTTGATAGTGTTTCCGTTGTGGTTCGTTCCACCATCATGCAAACCATGACTCCTGAGGATATGCGGGGCCGCGTAAGTGCGATCAATAAAGTCTTTATTGGTTCTTCAAACGAAATTGGAGCCTTTGAGTCAGGGGTTTCCGCAAAATTCCTTGGCCCGGTGGGTTCGGTTGTTTTTGGAGGAGTTATGACCATCCTTGTTGTGTTCTTTACCTTCCGTTTATCTCCTAAGTTAAAAGAATTAGAACTGAAAAACTGGGTTTAA
- a CDS encoding phospholipase D-like domain-containing protein: MNWIYYSCSILCFSNIFFCKNPKAKDLSSLFFPAAPVTELYFSYPGRDIAEEKKRLVKDVLLSEIRKAKISIRAYLYSIDDYEIISELYLKKRMGVQIQLFGDKEEDYSELESFGLEIKRWSGSGIHHTKIWIIDKTRVFMGTGNFTTHGLLTDHNVYWTQNISEKESFEMISTLEGKNPRGFFQLGFLRYYTSPEAGLEIQQQLLDAVDQAQHSIKYLIYSHYDPVLSLKLLEANKRGVRVEGIYNSPMSTNPEGIFLSKSLSFPSQIWEDGNVDFVYKNDRYLGGLLHHKTMIIDDKIVYTGSYNFSVSARDKNKEVFVRMEHPTVANEFLMEWKRILWMSNSVTNPTLSSEQTNPNADSDLKFYSIQRFQNSLFQTNVLFNSDGYFDTNSNALSSAYKQSMGLVGIVRNKLGDRFLFSSNQIDPIWEESDGSPSRLILQNYFLGTAVYLSSGEKVLSFSFWDGSHPKQSFIPDGNSIILGQTDFWRGKNLWFWVRTNQGNFSFCHTKEKNKPPEWMVFLMNRLEVTGKITPVCSSD, from the coding sequence ATGAATTGGATTTATTATTCTTGTTCGATTCTTTGTTTTTCAAATATCTTTTTTTGCAAAAATCCGAAAGCTAAGGATCTAAGTTCCCTTTTTTTCCCTGCGGCTCCTGTCACAGAGTTATACTTTTCTTATCCTGGTCGAGATATCGCGGAAGAGAAAAAAAGACTAGTGAAAGATGTTTTACTTTCAGAGATTCGAAAGGCAAAAATTTCGATCCGTGCTTATCTTTATTCCATAGATGATTATGAAATCATTTCGGAACTCTATTTAAAAAAGAGAATGGGTGTACAAATACAACTTTTCGGTGATAAAGAGGAAGATTACTCGGAATTAGAATCTTTTGGTTTGGAAATAAAAAGATGGTCAGGTTCAGGAATCCATCATACAAAGATTTGGATCATCGACAAAACTCGTGTATTTATGGGAACAGGAAACTTTACCACCCACGGGTTATTGACAGATCATAATGTTTATTGGACTCAAAACATTTCTGAAAAGGAATCATTCGAGATGATTTCTACTTTAGAGGGAAAAAATCCAAGAGGATTTTTTCAACTAGGTTTTTTACGATACTATACTTCTCCCGAAGCGGGCTTAGAGATCCAACAACAGTTACTCGATGCAGTGGATCAGGCACAACATTCCATTAAGTATCTAATTTATTCCCATTATGACCCGGTTCTTAGTTTGAAACTTTTGGAGGCAAATAAAAGAGGAGTTCGTGTAGAAGGGATATACAACAGTCCTATGTCTACGAACCCTGAAGGCATTTTCCTTAGTAAAAGTTTAAGTTTTCCTTCACAAATTTGGGAAGACGGGAATGTTGATTTTGTTTATAAAAACGATCGGTACTTGGGCGGGTTATTACACCACAAAACAATGATAATTGATGACAAGATTGTTTATACTGGTTCTTATAATTTTTCTGTATCAGCAAGAGATAAAAATAAGGAAGTTTTTGTTAGGATGGAACATCCTACTGTTGCCAATGAATTCCTTATGGAATGGAAACGAATTTTATGGATGTCAAATTCCGTTACGAATCCAACGTTAAGTTCAGAACAAACAAATCCAAATGCCGATTCTGATTTAAAATTCTATTCTATCCAGAGGTTTCAAAACTCTTTGTTCCAAACAAATGTTTTGTTCAATAGTGATGGATACTTTGATACCAATTCCAATGCATTGTCAAGTGCTTACAAACAAAGTATGGGACTAGTAGGCATAGTCAGGAATAAACTTGGGGATCGGTTTTTATTTTCTTCCAATCAGATTGATCCTATTTGGGAAGAATCTGACGGGTCTCCTTCACGACTCATCTTACAAAACTATTTTCTGGGAACTGCTGTTTATCTTTCTAGTGGAGAGAAGGTTCTTTCCTTTTCTTTTTGGGATGGTTCCCATCCGAAACAATCCTTTATACCGGATGGGAATTCAATTATTTTGGGTCAGACAGATTTTTGGAGGGGAAAAAACTTATGGTTTTGGGTGCGGACAAATCAAGGAAACTTTTCATTTTGTCATACAAAAGAAAAAAATAAACCACCCGAATGGATGGTATTTTTAATGAACCGTTTAGAAGTTACAGGAAAAATAACTCCAGTTTGTTCTAGCGACTGA